Proteins from a genomic interval of Lycium ferocissimum isolate CSIRO_LF1 chromosome 2, AGI_CSIRO_Lferr_CH_V1, whole genome shotgun sequence:
- the LOC132047529 gene encoding uncharacterized protein LOC132047529: MRLNYIPSQVINGQPVVQLAKDAYEKEVEKWKCAMIAYFIGDTPGYNMMRHYMNQNWSTAANPDLYLHDDGYYVIKFQSIEDMHEIFYSGPYTINNRPIILKPWTSDFDFTKEYPTEIPLWVTFPKLPMSCWDIENLSRIASAIGVPVYADECTTKQTRISYARMLIEVNVTQPLPEKIMVMDPVGKQFLQEIDYDWRPKYCEICQQVGHKCTAPPKQIRETGKQKEQHKKGV, from the coding sequence ATGAGACTCAATTATATTCCTTCTCAAGTGATTAATGGGCAACCAGTAGTACAATTAGCTAAAGAtgcatatgaaaaagaagtggAAAAATGGAAATGTGCTATGATTGCATATTTTATAGGAGATACTCCAGGCTATAACATGATGAGGCATTATATGAATCAAAATTGGTCCACTGCTGCAAATCCTGATTTGTATTTACATGATGATGGCTATTATGTGATTAAATTTCAATCGATTGAGGATATGCACGAGATATTCTATTCCGGGCCTTATACTATCAACAATAGACCAATTATCCTTAAACCTTGGACTAGTGATTTTGATTTCACTAAAGAGTATCCAACAGAGATTCCATTATGGGTCACATTCCCTAAACTGCCTATGTCTTGTTGGGATATTGAGAATTTGAGTAGAATAGCAAGTGCAATTGGTGTGCCAGTATATGCAGATGAGTGCACTACGAAACAAACCAGAATCTCATATGCTCGAATGCTAATTGAAGTCAACGTTACGCAACCACTTCCTGAGAAGATTATGGTAATGGATCCAGTTGGTAAACAGTTCTTACAGGAAATAGATTATGATTGGAGACCTAAATATTGTGAGATTTGTCAACAAGTGGGTCACAAATGTACTGCTCCTCCCAAGCAAATTAGAGAAACAGGCAAACAGAAGGAGCAGCATAAGAAAGGGGTGTAA